The region AGCTCAGCCGGCGGACCACCGATCTGTGGAGTACCCACCCGGGCGAAGACCAGCGGATGCGGCTGATCGAGGCTCTGCCTGACGTCGACGGGGTCCTTTCTGTCGATGACGTCCGTTGGGCCGGGGTCGACACCGAACTCGCGCCGTGGCGCCGTGCCGCACACAACGCCCTCCTTGGTACCCGGGACCGGTTCTGAAGGCCTCGCGCCGCGGCAGCGTGGTGGTGCCGATCGCAGGGCCGGCCGGGCGCTCAGGCGTTGGGTCGACCGGGTACCTGGTCGTGCTGCGGACCGAGCTGGCTGATCTCGTACCCGTCGGGGTAGCTCTTGGCCCTGATTCCCTCGGCGAACAACGGCGTGGTGCGCGGCGCTCCGAACCATCGCTGCAGCCGCGAGCGCACCTTGAGGGCGCCGTGCAGGCCGGCCCGGATCGGCCATGCCGGCGGATCGACCCGCATCGCGCGCCGCAGCGGGGCGTCGTACATGGCGCTGACCAGCGCGTTCCCCAGCGGGCCAAGCATCCGGGGGATCCGGGTGAGCATCAGCATGCGGGTTGCCCGCTCGATGGCTGCCGCGTCGGCGTTGGGCTGTAGGTGAGCAGCGTCGTGGGCGTTGAACCAGGTTTCGAACTCGTCGTACGAACCGGGGATGTCCGTGATGCCCATCCGTCGGCCGAGCTCTCGGTAGAACAGGTGCGTGGCCCGCAGTTCGTGGCAGCAGGGTGGGCGCCAGCCGTATTCCTGCAGCCATCGGGTCGGGATCACCACCAGGCAACCGAGGACGTAGCGGAAGTCGTCGTTGCTGATGTCGTACGGGCGGTGGATCTGGTTGACGCGCCGCAACGCGTCGCGCCCACGGGGTTGCTCGAAGCCGTTGAGCACCATCTCGTACATCAGCAGGCCGGTGTCGTCGATCCGCTTCTGGGTGCGTTCGGTCAGCTCTCCGGTGGCCGTGTGCACCGCGGCGATGGCCGGGACGGAGAAGGACCGGTTGAAGGCGAGGTTGAGGCCGAGTTTCAGGTCCCACGGGAACTCGTGGCGCAGCATGGTCTGGTAGATGTCCAGATAGTTGCGCTCGGGGTCCAGAGTCCGGATCCGGTCCAGGTTGGCGTAACGGCCTTTCATCGGCGGGCCTCTCCTACCGTCGGCTGCGGGGCGCATTCAGTCGCGAGCGCTCAGGTCCAGGCGAGTGTCTCAGTGATGCGGAAGCCACGGCGCAGCCAGGGGCACCCGCAGATTTTCGCGAAGTCCCGGCCAGCGTCATCGTCGACGTGACTCACGACGGTTGCTGGACGAGTCAGCTGACGGACCTACCCGAGTAGCGTCGCCGCCGCGGCCAGGGTGGCCAGCGACAGCGTCGTGGTCACCGCCACCGCCCGGTTGACGACCGTCTCGCCGACGCCGTACTCCTGGCTGTAGATGAAGGTGTTCTGCGCTGTCGGCAGGCCCGCGCACACCACTACGGCGAGCAACTGCGGCGTGGACAGGTGCAGGGCCAGGCCGGCCGTGTACGCGATGATCGGCTGTACGACGAGCTTCAGCGCGGTGATCACGGTCAGTTCGGCCAGCTCAGCCGGCTCTGCCCACGACGGCGCCGTCCGGTGCAGTGACGCGCCGAGCGCGACCAGGGCGGCTGGAACCGCGGCGCCCGACAGCAGGGTGAGCGACGCGCTGGCGGTCGACGGCAGGTGCAGGCCGGTAGCCGAGCAGGCGACACCGAGCAGCGACGCCAGGATCACCGGGTTGCGTACCGGTAGGGAGGCGATACGGCGGACCCGTACCCGCCCGGACGGGTCGCTGTGCCGGTCCAGGGCGACCAGGATCACCGGCGTCACCACCAGTACCTGCAGCAGCACCACCTCGGCCAGGAACGACACGTCGCCGAGGACCTGCGTGGCGATCGGGATGCCGAGGTTCGCCGAGTTCACGTAACCGGCGGCCATGCCCCAGATCGGCCGTTCGCCGCGTGTGCGACCGAACAGCCGGCTCGCGCCGACCCACCCGAACCCGACGACCGCGGCGGTGCTCACCGCGAAGGCGAGCAGCGGGCGACCGGCGAATCCGGATAGCGGCATGCGGGACAGGGCGAGGAACAGGGCGGACGGCATCGCGAGATGGAACACGAACCGGCCGAGCACCGACGCCACCGCCTCGCCCAGCAGGCCCCAACGACAGGCGATGTAGCCGACGGCGGTGAGGATCCAGACCGGTATGAACGCCGACACCAAGCTCATGGGGGCGTCACCGGCGGGCCTGCGCCGCGCTTTCGCCGGTCTTCAGATACACCGACGCGCCCAAGGTACCGACCACGCCGCCGGGGGTTGTCCACGGGCACGTCGACCGGGAAGCCACGCGCTCAGCCTCGCATCCCGTCCGGACCGAACAAACATCCCGCTCATCCGCGGCGTCACGTCACTGACTGTCCCGCCTCGGCACCGTCGGGTTGCGCGCGGAGGGAGGCAGCGAGTTCGTCCTGCTGTCGAAGCCGAGTAACAGTCGGCGCGGAGCGGCTGGCACCGCACCCGGCGACCCTGTTCGCCCACTCGATCCAGACGGGTGGTCACCTACGACCCTTCAGTGCTTACCGCCCGGCGGTTCTGTGCATAGCCTGCTCGAATGAGGCGCCCCCGGAACGTCATGAGAGTGGTCATCGGCGGGGTCGCACTGTTTCTGTTCCAGTATTTCGAGGAGAAGGTGGCGAAGCAGCTCACGTTCGCCTTGTACATTCTCACCCTGTTCGTCGAAACCTGGTTCACCGACAACGCCAAGAAGATCAAGGCCGGACGGGGGAGCGGAGGCAGCCCCGCCTCCCCGGTGTCCGTGCCCGGGCAGACGTGGCCGTCCTCGCTGCCGTCGGACCGGTCCACCTTCGGGGATTTCCTCTCGGTCCTGGCGATCTTCATTCCGTCGGCCATCATGGCCGACTCGTTCTTCTTCACCGACTGGCTCGACCTTCCCGCGACGTCACCAGGTCCGGGTGAACTCGACCTCGGCGCCATCGCTGTGGTGGTGAAGATCGTGGCCTCGGTGCTCGCACTGGGGATCGCATTCCTGGGACCGGTGGTCGTCAGCGTCTTCTCGTACATCGGGCTGACGTCCTGGATGGAGGAGCGGACCGCCGACCGCAGAAGAGCCGCAGGGGAACCTGCCACGCAAGCCGTAGGGGCCGGCTGTCTCGCCCTCGTGCCGGCTGCGGTGGTCCTGCTCCTCGGCTACGGTCACTTTCTCCTGAGCTATGCGTTCTACGAGGCGATCGGTGCACTCAGGACGCAGTGAGGTGGTCAGAGCCGCCCCGGCAACCCTGCTCCGGTGCGGCTCTGACCACTGTCCGCGGCTACCTCACCGGCGAGGGTCCTCCTGGACCTTCAGGGCGTTGAGGATCGGGTCGCTCTCGCCCTTCTCACG is a window of Micromonospora sp. WMMD961 DNA encoding:
- a CDS encoding oxygenase MpaB family protein: MKGRYANLDRIRTLDPERNYLDIYQTMLRHEFPWDLKLGLNLAFNRSFSVPAIAAVHTATGELTERTQKRIDDTGLLMYEMVLNGFEQPRGRDALRRVNQIHRPYDISNDDFRYVLGCLVVIPTRWLQEYGWRPPCCHELRATHLFYRELGRRMGITDIPGSYDEFETWFNAHDAAHLQPNADAAAIERATRMLMLTRIPRMLGPLGNALVSAMYDAPLRRAMRVDPPAWPIRAGLHGALKVRSRLQRWFGAPRTTPLFAEGIRAKSYPDGYEISQLGPQHDQVPGRPNA
- a CDS encoding AEC family transporter: MSLVSAFIPVWILTAVGYIACRWGLLGEAVASVLGRFVFHLAMPSALFLALSRMPLSGFAGRPLLAFAVSTAAVVGFGWVGASRLFGRTRGERPIWGMAAGYVNSANLGIPIATQVLGDVSFLAEVVLLQVLVVTPVILVALDRHSDPSGRVRVRRIASLPVRNPVILASLLGVACSATGLHLPSTASASLTLLSGAAVPAALVALGASLHRTAPSWAEPAELAELTVITALKLVVQPIIAYTAGLALHLSTPQLLAVVVCAGLPTAQNTFIYSQEYGVGETVVNRAVAVTTTLSLATLAAAATLLG